A genomic segment from Glycine soja cultivar W05 chromosome 18, ASM419377v2, whole genome shotgun sequence encodes:
- the LOC114396011 gene encoding uncharacterized protein LOC114396011: MNLALYSVLFCVHAVFAASSNGHGHKSQDWLNHGGDLFNRRYAYKEHKISPKTAPNLRLKWKFNAGKDISATPAIYDGTLYFPSWNGNIYAVKEADGSLVWKQNLQNLTGINATGYVTTVNWTVSRSTPTVAGDRLIIGVYGPCILIAVKRTTGELVWKTTLDNHPAAIITMSGTYYNRHLYIGISSVEYFAPFEQCCTFRGSFVKLNARSGAILWKTFMLPDNNNTRGEYAGASVWGSSPSIDVKRNHVYIATGNLYSAPLRIRQCRERQINGTEPTQPDACVEPENHSDSMLALDLDSGKIKWYRQLGGVDIWLFECVDPSTPNCPPQGINPDADFAEAPMMLTTYVNRTKKDIVVAGQKSGIVWALDRNNGNLVWSKQAGPGGVTGGATWGASTDERRVYTNIANSEARNFTLAPSNITTTAGGWVAMNASNGRVLWSIANPSNSTAHGPVSVANDVVFAGSTDRNGSIFAIDAKSGKILWSYQTGASVYGGMSISNGCIYVGHGYSVWGPDLFNFSGGIWLFGFCVEF; this comes from the exons AGACTGGTTAAACCATGGTGGAGATCTGTTCAACAGAAGATATGCTTACAAAGAGCATAAGATCAGCCCAAAAACAGCACCGAACCTACGTTTGAAGTGGAAATTCAATGCAGGCAAAGACATCAGTGCAACACCAGCCATATATGATGGTACCCTTTATTTTCCAAGCTGGAACGGTAACATCTATGCAGTTAAAGAAGCTGATGGATCGCTTGTGTGGAAGCAGAACTTGCAGAATCTGACAGGTATAAATGCAACTGGCTATGTTACTACTGTAAATTGGACCGTGTCAAGGTCAACTCCCACAGTAGCAGGGGATAGACTGATAATTGGAGTCTACGGCCCTTGTATTCTTATTGCTGTCAAAAGAACAACTGGTGAGCTTGTGTGGAAGACCACTTTGGATAACCATCCTGCAGCAATCATCACCATGTCTGGAACATACTATAACAG ACATTTGTATATCGGAATATCTTCAGTGGAATATTTTGCACCCTTTGAGCAATGCTGCACATTCCGTGGAAGTTTTGTAAAACTTAATGCCCGATCAGGTGCCATCTTGTGGAAGACTTTCATGTTACCAGATAACAATAACACGAGAGGAGAATATGCAGGAGCTTCCGTTTGGGGGAGCAGCCCTTCCATTGATGTTAAAAGAAACCATGTCTATATTGCAACTGGGAACCTCTATTCTGCCCCATTACGCATACGTCAGTGTCGAGAGAGACAAATTAATGGAACTGAGCCTACTCAACCAGACGCGTGTGTTGAACCAGAAAACCACTCTGATTCAATGTTAGCCCTTGATTTGGATTctgggaaaatcaaatggtaCCGCCAGTTAGGAGGCGTTGATATATGGCTCTTTGAATGTGTCGATCCTTCAACTCCTAATTGTCCTCCTCAAGGTATCAACCCAGATGCTGATTTTGCGGAGGCACCAATGATGTTGACCACATACGTAAATCGAACCAAGAAAGATATTGTTGTTGCAGGCCAGAAAAGTGGCATTGTATGGGCTTTAGATCGTAATAATGGCAACCTCGTCTGGTCTAAG CAAGCTGGGCCAGGAGGGGTAACAGGAGGTGCAACATGGGGTGCATCAACTGATGAAAGAAGGGTTTACACCAACATTGCCAATTCTGAGGCCAGAAATTTCACTCTTGCTCCTTCAAACATCACTACAACTGCTGGTGGGTGGGTGGCAATGAATGCTAGCAATGGTAGAGTTTTATGGTCAATAGCCAACCCCAGTAACAGCACTGCTCATGGCCCTGTTAGTGTTGCAAATGATGTTGTCTTCGCTGGATCCACGGATAGAAATGGATCCATATTTGCCATCGATGCCAAGAGTGGGAAAATTTTATGGTCCTATCAAACTGGAGCCAGTGTCTATGGAGGCATGTCAATTAGCAATGGGTGCATATATGTGGGTCATGGATATAGTGTTTGGGGACCTGATCTCTTTAACTTTTCCGGTGGAATCTGGCTCTTTGGCTTCTGTGTTGAGTTCTAA